From Virgibacillus ihumii, the proteins below share one genomic window:
- a CDS encoding NADP-dependent oxidoreductase → MTDDLQNQRITLAERPAGMPTTEHFSIQDAPLLQPEDGQIQIQSLYISVDPYMRGRMNKGKSYVAPLKLNEPINGRIVGKVLQSESNQLRAGDKVVGMLDWQKYNTVDADSVRKIEETGAPLPAYLSVLGINGLTAYFGLLDIGQPKAGETVVVSGAAGAVGMIAGQIAKLKGTRVVGIAGTDAKTDFLKNELRFDEAINYKTTDDISKAIAASCPEGVDIYFDNVGGPVSDAVMNHLNDFARIPLCGAISSYNRTDDDLGTRIQPKLIKSRSMIKGFIVGDYSERFDEGLRDLSTWLAKGKLNYRENIIEGFENVPNAFLGLFTGDNIGKQLVKVPEE, encoded by the coding sequence ATGACAGACGACTTGCAAAACCAGCGGATTACCCTTGCTGAACGCCCAGCCGGCATGCCAACAACGGAACATTTTTCAATTCAGGACGCACCACTATTGCAACCTGAAGATGGACAAATTCAGATTCAATCCCTTTATATCTCGGTCGACCCGTATATGCGGGGGAGAATGAATAAAGGAAAATCATATGTGGCACCGTTAAAACTGAACGAGCCGATTAACGGTCGGATTGTGGGGAAAGTGCTGCAATCAGAATCGAATCAACTGCGTGCCGGCGATAAAGTTGTCGGTATGCTGGACTGGCAAAAATACAATACCGTAGATGCTGATAGTGTACGTAAAATTGAAGAAACCGGTGCACCGCTGCCAGCCTACTTAAGTGTGCTTGGAATTAACGGACTCACAGCCTATTTCGGATTGCTCGACATTGGCCAGCCAAAAGCAGGCGAAACAGTTGTCGTTTCAGGTGCTGCCGGTGCGGTCGGTATGATTGCTGGTCAAATCGCAAAACTTAAAGGAACGCGCGTTGTCGGTATTGCCGGGACTGATGCTAAAACAGACTTTTTGAAAAATGAACTTAGGTTTGATGAAGCGATTAACTATAAGACAACAGACGACATATCCAAAGCAATTGCCGCATCATGCCCGGAAGGTGTTGATATTTACTTTGACAATGTCGGCGGACCCGTGTCAGATGCAGTTATGAACCATCTTAACGATTTTGCGCGTATTCCACTATGTGGTGCCATTTCATCCTATAACCGGACAGATGATGACCTCGGAACACGAATCCAGCCAAAACTGATTAAATCCCGCTCCATGATCAAAGGATTTATCGTCGGCGATTACAGCGAGCGTTTTGATGAAGGATTGCGTGATCTTTCAACATGGCTGGCAAAGGGAAAACTCAACTACAGGGAGAACATTATAGAAGGATTTGAAAATGTTCCCAATGCATTTCTCGGTTTATTTACAGGTGACAATATTGGAAAACAATTGGTTAAAGTACCGGAAGAATAA
- a CDS encoding NADP-dependent oxidoreductase translates to MKAVIIEGYGGKEQLQYTDRNMPVLKDNDVLIEIEATSVNPVDWKIREGYLKEKIPYDFPVTLGLDAAGTIKETGKKVQKFQVGDKVFTRPDITRNGTYAEYVAVDEGLVVKKPDNLSMEEAASIPLVGLTAWQCLVDFAGIKEGDKVLVHAGSGGVGSFAIQLAKSFGAWVATTCSTDNVEFVQSLGADKVIDYRSENFSETLQDMDIVFDTLGGDIQQQSYNVLKEKGCLVSIAMPPDQDVAEEYNIKAGYVFLEPDGEQLAKIGEKLENETIRPVVGTVMDLKDIKKAHELSETHHAKGKIVLKVK, encoded by the coding sequence ATGAAAGCAGTAATTATTGAAGGTTATGGCGGAAAAGAGCAATTACAGTACACTGACAGGAACATGCCTGTTTTGAAGGATAATGATGTATTAATTGAAATTGAGGCAACTTCCGTGAATCCAGTCGACTGGAAAATTCGTGAAGGCTACCTGAAGGAAAAAATCCCATATGATTTCCCTGTGACCCTTGGTCTGGACGCAGCTGGAACAATCAAAGAAACCGGAAAAAAGGTGCAAAAGTTTCAGGTCGGGGATAAAGTTTTTACCCGCCCAGACATAACACGTAACGGGACATACGCTGAATATGTTGCAGTCGATGAAGGTCTCGTTGTCAAAAAACCGGACAACCTTTCGATGGAAGAGGCCGCGTCTATTCCACTGGTCGGATTGACGGCATGGCAATGCCTGGTTGATTTTGCTGGAATCAAAGAAGGCGACAAAGTTCTGGTGCATGCAGGCTCCGGCGGTGTTGGAAGCTTCGCCATCCAGCTCGCAAAGTCATTCGGTGCATGGGTTGCCACAACATGCAGTACGGACAATGTTGAATTCGTTCAATCACTGGGAGCGGATAAAGTTATTGACTATCGCAGTGAAAACTTTAGCGAGACTCTCCAGGATATGGACATTGTCTTTGACACACTTGGCGGCGACATTCAGCAGCAAAGCTATAACGTTTTAAAAGAAAAAGGCTGCCTCGTCTCGATTGCAATGCCGCCGGATCAGGACGTTGCTGAGGAGTATAATATTAAAGCAGGATACGTGTTTCTTGAACCCGACGGCGAACAGCTTGCTAAAATTGGTGAGAAACTGGAAAATGAAACAATCCGTCCAGTCGTTGGAACTGTTATGGATTTGAAAGATATTAAAAAAGCACATGAATTGAGCGAGACACATCATGCGAAAGGTAAGATTGTGCTGAAGGTGAAGTAA
- a CDS encoding YndM family protein — translation MDHVKALIIKFIMCTAVLWLILGAFYGVEFGNILMLSVLLTAISYIVGDLFLLPRFENWGATLADLGITFVGIWFLGPLLFEENLQVGTAAIITAIIIAVGEYFFHKYMAREVLDDRDHFVTDEDRDVQQGKLQTEFSEEITDTDRKNKDE, via the coding sequence ATGGATCATGTAAAGGCATTAATTATTAAGTTCATTATGTGCACGGCCGTTTTGTGGTTGATACTCGGCGCTTTTTACGGGGTTGAATTTGGAAATATTCTCATGCTCAGTGTACTGCTAACAGCAATTTCGTATATCGTTGGAGATCTTTTTCTCCTCCCCCGCTTCGAAAACTGGGGTGCAACATTGGCGGATTTGGGGATTACATTCGTAGGAATTTGGTTTCTTGGGCCGCTCCTGTTTGAGGAAAATCTTCAAGTTGGCACTGCAGCGATCATTACGGCCATCATCATTGCAGTTGGTGAATATTTCTTCCATAAATATATGGCACGTGAAGTGCTCGACGATCGTGACCACTTTGTAACAGATGAGGACAGAGATGTACAACAAGGTAAGCTGCAGACTGAATTCAGCGAAGAAATAACGGATACTGACCGGAAAAATAAAGATGAGTAG
- a CDS encoding metallophosphoesterase produces MKRLFIVFTLLASVYSLIRRVHFETDNFKLKKVASKTDKIPAETSFSILQMTDLHNKVFGFNNEQLVDIAKKANPNIIVLTGDLLDDDTKALGSVFSLVERLTANHNHVYFVSGNHDWANGRKAELLNGLHDRNVTILNNRNTQIIIGEKTLNLVGVDDPSKKHENIVEAFKDIDFNNYTVLLSHAPDIIKTYPLLKADLILSGHTHGGQIRAPFIGALVAPDQGLLPKLDKGVFEIGPDQYLYIDSGLGTSRIPVRFLNQSQLSLVTITGNG; encoded by the coding sequence ATGAAAAGACTGTTCATTGTTTTCACATTGCTTGCATCTGTTTATTCGCTTATACGTCGAGTTCATTTTGAAACTGATAATTTCAAGTTGAAAAAAGTTGCATCTAAAACGGATAAGATACCGGCTGAAACAAGCTTTAGCATTTTGCAGATGACTGACTTGCATAATAAAGTATTTGGCTTTAATAATGAACAGTTGGTTGACATTGCAAAAAAAGCCAACCCCAACATCATTGTTCTGACCGGTGATTTACTGGATGATGATACGAAGGCGCTTGGCAGTGTTTTTTCCCTTGTCGAGCGATTAACAGCCAATCATAATCATGTTTATTTCGTCTCGGGAAACCACGATTGGGCAAACGGCCGCAAAGCTGAATTGCTGAACGGTTTACACGACCGGAATGTAACCATCCTGAACAATCGAAACACGCAGATTATAATCGGTGAAAAAACACTCAACCTGGTTGGTGTCGATGATCCTTCTAAAAAACATGAAAACATAGTAGAAGCATTTAAAGACATTGACTTTAATAATTATACCGTACTGTTATCGCATGCACCGGATATTATTAAAACATATCCTTTGCTCAAAGCTGACCTTATTCTAAGCGGACATACACATGGCGGCCAGATACGGGCTCCGTTTATCGGGGCATTGGTTGCACCTGATCAGGGACTTCTTCCTAAGCTGGACAAAGGTGTTTTTGAGATCGGTCCTGACCAGTATCTTTATATCGACAGCGGGCTTGGCACCAGCAGAATTCCGGTGCGTTTTTTAAATCAGAGTCAGTTGAGTTTGGTGACGATTACGGGGAACGGCTAA
- the queF gene encoding preQ(1) synthase, with protein sequence MMTGRQDDELTDLSLLGNQGTTYAFDYTPEVLETFDNKHIGRDYFVKFNCPEFTTLCPMTGQPDFGTVYISYIPDVKMVESKSLKLYLFSFRNHGDFHEDCMNIIMNDLIELMDPRYIEVWGKFTPRGGISIDPYCNYGKSGTKFEKMADHRLMNHDMYTEKIDNR encoded by the coding sequence ATAATGACAGGGAGACAGGATGATGAATTAACCGATTTGTCTTTACTGGGAAACCAGGGGACGACCTATGCTTTTGACTACACACCGGAAGTGCTGGAAACATTTGATAATAAGCACATTGGGCGGGATTATTTTGTAAAATTTAATTGTCCCGAGTTTACGACACTGTGTCCGATGACGGGACAACCCGATTTTGGAACGGTCTATATTAGTTATATTCCTGATGTGAAAATGGTGGAGAGCAAATCATTAAAGCTGTATCTGTTCAGTTTTCGCAATCATGGCGATTTTCATGAGGATTGCATGAACATCATCATGAATGATCTGATTGAATTGATGGATCCACGGTATATTGAAGTGTGGGGAAAGTTCACACCGCGTGGAGGAATTTCCATTGATCCATATTGCAACTATGGGAAATCCGGAACTAAATTTGAGAAAATGGCCGACCACCGTTTGATGAATCATGACATGTATACGGAAAAAATTGATAACCGGTAG
- a CDS encoding LacI family DNA-binding transcriptional regulator, with protein sequence MATIKDIAQKANVSIATVSRVLNSDPSLSVGADTKQQIMDAARQLGYTKHLDKKNKHLRIAIVHWYTEKEELNDMYYYSIRLGVEKKLDRAGYAYIRLFQNTEKKPDVDGIIAIGKFSVRQKKQLEKWSTAICFVDDIHAGKSADSVVVDFHQATADILNRFLDHGHSKIGMLAGEEKFFGSTEVLDDPRFTSYCSILQEKGCFNKAYSFKGTFTVESGYQMMEKAVHTLGDDLPGAFFCANDSIAIGAMRALNDLDVKIPERVSIVGFNDSSVAKYVSPSLSTVKVYTELMGETAVSLLEERILNGRTVAKKVVLATELIERES encoded by the coding sequence ATGGCTACCATAAAAGATATTGCTCAAAAAGCGAATGTATCAATAGCTACTGTTTCCCGTGTTCTCAACAGTGACCCAAGTCTGTCCGTGGGAGCCGATACGAAACAACAGATTATGGATGCTGCCCGACAGCTTGGGTACACAAAACATCTTGATAAGAAAAATAAGCATCTACGGATTGCAATTGTTCATTGGTATACGGAAAAAGAAGAGCTGAACGACATGTACTATTATTCCATCAGACTTGGCGTGGAGAAAAAACTGGATCGGGCAGGTTATGCGTACATTCGTTTATTTCAAAATACCGAGAAAAAGCCCGACGTCGACGGCATCATTGCAATCGGGAAATTTTCCGTCCGGCAGAAGAAACAGCTGGAAAAATGGAGTACTGCCATTTGTTTTGTGGATGATATCCATGCCGGAAAATCAGCTGACTCGGTGGTTGTGGATTTTCATCAAGCAACAGCGGATATTCTAAACCGATTTTTGGATCACGGACATTCTAAAATCGGTATGCTGGCTGGCGAAGAAAAGTTTTTCGGATCAACAGAAGTACTGGATGATCCGCGATTCACAAGCTACTGTAGTATTTTGCAGGAAAAAGGCTGTTTTAATAAGGCGTACAGCTTTAAAGGAACTTTTACGGTTGAATCCGGATATCAAATGATGGAAAAAGCAGTCCATACATTGGGGGATGACCTTCCCGGTGCATTCTTCTGTGCAAATGACTCAATCGCTATCGGTGCAATGCGCGCTTTAAACGATCTTGATGTAAAAATACCCGAGCGTGTAAGCATCGTTGGATTTAACGACTCCAGTGTTGCAAAGTACGTTTCACCATCGTTGAGCACTGTCAAAGTATATACCGAATTGATGGGTGAGACGGCGGTCTCCCTGCTGGAAGAGCGTATTTTGAATGGACGCACCGTGGCGAAGAAGGTAGTCCTTGCTACAGAGTTGATTGAGCGGGAGAGTTGA
- a CDS encoding sugar porter family MFS transporter — translation MLGSKNIGKKMIFFLGALGGLLYGYDMGVISGALLFIKDDIPLTSFTEGLVVSSMLVGAIFGSGFSGPLSDKFGRRKLVFMISIVFIIGALTLALAPTMVMLVVGRLIIGLAVGGSTAIVPVYLSEMAPTESRGSLSSLNQLMITIGILSSYLVNYAFADMEAWRWMVGLAVVPSLILMIGVLFMPESPRWLLEHHSEKAARSVMKLTRKPDEIDKEIEEMNEINRISESTWNVLKSSWLRPTLIIGCAFALFQQIIGINAIIYYAPTIFSEAGLGDVTSILGTVGIGTVNVIMTIVAIMIIDKIDRKKLLVSGNAGMVASLLIMAGLIWTIGLDSTAGAWIIVACLTLFIIFFAITWGPVLWVMLPELFPMRARGAATGISALALSIGSLLVAQFFPLLTEVMGIEQVFLIFAAIGIGAMIFVIKYLPETRGRSLEEIEADLRKRTSGADSGNM, via the coding sequence ATGTTGGGTAGTAAAAACATAGGTAAAAAAATGATATTTTTTCTTGGCGCTCTGGGAGGACTCTTGTACGGATATGATATGGGAGTTATTTCGGGTGCACTATTGTTTATAAAAGATGACATACCGTTGACAAGTTTTACGGAAGGGTTGGTCGTCAGCTCCATGCTGGTCGGGGCGATATTCGGCTCCGGCTTCAGTGGACCGTTATCGGATAAGTTCGGACGACGCAAGCTTGTGTTTATGATATCTATCGTATTTATTATAGGTGCGCTGACATTGGCACTCGCACCGACGATGGTTATGCTGGTAGTGGGGCGATTGATTATCGGACTTGCTGTTGGTGGTTCAACTGCAATTGTACCGGTTTATTTATCCGAAATGGCACCGACGGAATCGCGTGGTTCGTTAAGTTCATTGAACCAGCTGATGATCACAATCGGTATTCTGTCTTCGTATCTGGTAAACTATGCCTTCGCCGACATGGAAGCGTGGCGCTGGATGGTGGGACTTGCCGTAGTACCGTCACTTATTTTAATGATTGGTGTTCTGTTTATGCCGGAAAGTCCAAGATGGCTGCTTGAACATCATAGTGAAAAAGCCGCACGAAGCGTGATGAAGTTGACACGCAAGCCGGATGAAATTGACAAAGAAATTGAGGAAATGAATGAAATTAATCGCATTTCGGAAAGTACCTGGAATGTGCTGAAATCTTCCTGGCTCCGTCCGACACTGATCATTGGGTGTGCATTTGCGTTATTCCAGCAAATTATTGGGATCAATGCGATAATCTATTATGCACCAACCATTTTCAGTGAAGCCGGACTTGGTGATGTGACATCCATTCTTGGTACAGTCGGGATTGGTACAGTTAACGTGATTATGACCATTGTAGCAATCATGATTATTGATAAGATTGATCGGAAAAAGCTGCTTGTGTCCGGTAATGCTGGGATGGTTGCTTCGCTATTGATTATGGCAGGTTTGATTTGGACGATAGGGCTTGATTCAACTGCCGGAGCTTGGATCATTGTTGCATGTCTAACCTTGTTCATTATTTTCTTCGCGATTACCTGGGGACCGGTTTTATGGGTTATGCTGCCGGAATTGTTCCCAATGCGTGCCCGCGGTGCTGCAACAGGTATTTCTGCACTGGCACTGTCAATCGGAAGCCTGCTCGTTGCGCAATTTTTCCCGTTGCTGACAGAGGTAATGGGCATTGAACAGGTATTCCTGATTTTTGCTGCAATTGGAATTGGGGCGATGATTTTCGTTATCAAATATTTGCCTGAAACACGTGGCCGCAGTCTTGAGGAAATTGAAGCAGACCTAAGAAAACGGACTTCGGGTGCTGATTCAGGTAATATGTAA
- a CDS encoding galactokinase, with the protein MKNLTNEFQKVFEPHDNVHTFFAPGRINLIGEHTDYNGGHVFPAAISFGTYAVGKKRNDTLFRFYSMNFPETGIIECDLNDLRYNDQHSWANYPKGMIQYIREAGFSIPYGADILFYGDIPNSAGLSSSASIEMVTGVFLEKIFELRIDRVNMVKIGQKVENDYLGVNSGIMDQFAIGMGKKDNAILLNCQSLDYSYAPIKLEDYSIIIINTNKQRTLAGSKYNERRQECEQALADLQTELPISSFGELSVEKFEAYQNIIKNPVHRRRAKHAVTENARTLEAMRELRKGNLYSFGELMNASHQSLRDDYEVTGLELDTIAESAWRQKGVIGARMTGAGFGGCAIAIVENDKIDTFKRNVNKAYQQTVGYEATFYTASISDGAKMTEE; encoded by the coding sequence ATGAAAAATCTTACCAACGAATTCCAAAAAGTATTTGAGCCCCATGATAACGTACATACGTTTTTCGCCCCCGGCAGAATTAATCTGATCGGCGAACATACTGACTATAATGGCGGTCACGTTTTTCCCGCAGCGATTTCATTTGGTACGTATGCAGTCGGAAAAAAGCGGAATGACACATTATTTCGTTTTTACTCCATGAACTTTCCGGAAACAGGTATCATTGAATGTGACCTTAACGACCTTAGGTATAACGACCAGCACAGTTGGGCTAATTATCCAAAAGGTATGATTCAATATATTCGGGAAGCTGGGTTTTCAATCCCTTATGGAGCCGACATTCTCTTCTATGGGGATATCCCAAACAGCGCCGGCCTCTCTTCATCGGCTTCGATTGAAATGGTTACCGGGGTTTTTTTGGAAAAAATATTTGAGCTGCGGATTGACCGGGTTAACATGGTAAAAATCGGTCAAAAGGTGGAAAATGATTACCTCGGAGTAAACAGTGGAATAATGGACCAGTTTGCTATCGGAATGGGCAAAAAAGACAATGCCATTCTGTTAAACTGTCAATCACTTGACTATAGTTACGCACCGATTAAACTGGAGGATTACTCCATTATTATCATTAATACAAATAAACAGCGCACGCTTGCTGGCTCAAAATACAACGAGCGAAGGCAAGAATGTGAGCAGGCACTTGCTGATTTACAGACCGAACTCCCTATCAGTAGTTTCGGAGAATTATCGGTGGAAAAGTTTGAGGCGTATCAAAATATAATTAAAAACCCGGTTCACCGCAGACGTGCAAAGCATGCTGTCACGGAAAATGCCCGCACCCTTGAAGCCATGCGTGAATTACGCAAAGGGAATTTGTACAGCTTTGGCGAATTAATGAATGCTTCCCACCAATCCTTAAGGGATGATTATGAAGTGACCGGACTGGAACTGGACACGATTGCGGAATCTGCCTGGCGTCAGAAAGGGGTTATCGGCGCACGGATGACCGGTGCCGGGTTCGGCGGATGTGCCATCGCAATTGTGGAAAACGATAAAATAGATACGTTTAAAAGAAATGTCAATAAAGCCTATCAACAGACGGTGGGATATGAAGCGACGTTCTACACCGCCTCTATCAGTGACGGTGCAAAAATGACGGAGGAGTAA
- the galT gene encoding UDP-glucose--hexose-1-phosphate uridylyltransferase, whose amino-acid sequence MIYEHIEGLIHRAIRIGLIKKIDRIYVRNQIMHKLRLDSFPENTVPYPNETIPDLLDKIVDYAVKNQVIDDVLDEKEQLNADIMNCLMPLPSAVNDAFWQKYDMSPQAATDYFYQLSKNSNYIQTKRIEKNIHFKTKTEYGEMDITINLSKPEKDPEQLRRERANKQSVNYPKCVLCIENEGYAGRTGHPPRANHRVIRVPLSEENWCLQYSPYVYYNEHSILFAEEHRDMRIDRQAFEQLLEFTDKFPHYFMGSNADLPVVGGSILAHDHYQGGRDRFAMTDAQEEFFFQLDRWNKVSASVLKWPLSVIRLKCSDKGELLDAATHILNTWKGYSDPAADIEALTGNIPHNTITPIARIRDGLYELDLVLRNNRTTDEYPLGIFHPHADVHHIKKENIGLIEVMGLAVLPARLKNELDDVKQFLLDEKNGITDSHRSWAEQMRTEYGVQTDEREADRIIETELGKKFVQILEYAGVFKRTPTGETAFKDFIDKLNKKE is encoded by the coding sequence ATGATTTATGAGCATATTGAAGGGTTGATACATCGCGCAATCAGGATCGGTTTAATTAAAAAAATAGATCGTATATATGTACGGAACCAAATCATGCACAAACTTCGGCTCGATTCTTTTCCGGAAAACACCGTGCCTTATCCTAATGAAACGATTCCGGACCTGCTGGATAAGATAGTTGACTACGCTGTCAAGAATCAGGTTATCGACGATGTTTTGGATGAAAAAGAACAACTCAACGCCGACATAATGAACTGTCTGATGCCACTGCCATCAGCCGTCAATGACGCCTTTTGGCAAAAATACGATATGTCACCACAGGCTGCAACGGATTATTTTTATCAGCTGAGCAAGAACAGCAACTACATTCAGACGAAACGAATCGAAAAAAATATTCATTTCAAAACGAAAACCGAGTACGGCGAAATGGACATTACGATTAATTTGTCAAAACCGGAAAAAGACCCGGAACAACTTCGACGGGAACGGGCAAACAAACAAAGTGTCAACTACCCGAAATGTGTTCTTTGCATTGAAAATGAAGGGTATGCAGGAAGGACCGGGCATCCGCCAAGAGCCAATCACCGTGTTATAAGGGTTCCCTTGTCCGAAGAGAATTGGTGTCTGCAATACTCCCCATACGTTTATTACAATGAGCACAGCATCCTGTTTGCAGAGGAACACCGTGACATGCGGATTGACCGGCAAGCATTTGAGCAGTTGCTGGAATTCACCGACAAATTCCCGCATTATTTTATGGGATCCAATGCAGATTTACCGGTTGTAGGCGGGTCCATCCTGGCACACGATCACTATCAGGGCGGACGGGATCGTTTTGCGATGACAGATGCACAGGAGGAATTCTTTTTTCAGCTTGATCGCTGGAATAAAGTTTCTGCGTCTGTCCTCAAATGGCCGCTTTCCGTTATTCGCTTGAAGTGCAGCGACAAAGGAGAGCTGCTTGATGCTGCAACTCACATTTTAAACACCTGGAAGGGATACTCAGACCCGGCTGCGGACATTGAAGCACTCACCGGCAATATACCGCATAATACGATTACACCAATTGCCCGCATACGTGACGGGTTATATGAACTTGACCTTGTCTTGAGAAACAATCGGACAACGGATGAGTATCCACTGGGAATCTTCCACCCGCATGCTGACGTTCATCATATTAAGAAAGAGAATATCGGACTGATTGAAGTAATGGGACTGGCGGTTTTGCCGGCCAGATTAAAAAATGAACTCGATGACGTTAAACAATTTCTGCTTGATGAGAAAAACGGTATAACCGACTCCCATAGGTCATGGGCAGAACAAATGCGAACGGAGTATGGCGTCCAGACTGATGAGCGTGAAGCTGATAGAATTATTGAAACGGAACTGGGCAAAAAATTTGTGCAGATATTGGAATATGCAGGTGTTTTCAAACGAACACCAACCGGAGAAACAGCATTTAAGGATTTCATTGATAAACTGAATAAGAAGGAATGA
- a CDS encoding aldose epimerase family protein, giving the protein MKIIEQHLTEIEPTWQEFTLVNDNQTEVSFLNYGGIITEIKTPDQDGNVENIVLGFEDYRDYTANPAFFGAIIGRVAGRIPNASLPINNQTYQLSANEGINHLHGGPNGFHSVLWEAESFRTDHSVGVTLTHRSPDNDGGYPGTLDVDVTYELDNQNRFTITYHAKTDKTTPLALTNHSYFNLSGNGKHTVENHSITMPSKRFAELDSNFIPTGNILDAAGTPFDFTNGRHIKGSIESDHPQNKIVGSGYDHYFLFVNRVKPDVKVCEPESGRTLTVTTDEPGMVMYTSNNLDENLKLKSGTSRNYMGLCLETQRHPATLSHSNFPPILLTPEKEYRSRTTFTFDTED; this is encoded by the coding sequence ATGAAAATAATCGAGCAACACTTAACAGAGATTGAACCAACGTGGCAGGAATTTACGTTAGTAAATGATAATCAAACCGAAGTGAGTTTTCTTAATTATGGCGGAATCATCACTGAAATTAAAACCCCTGATCAGGATGGAAATGTGGAAAATATCGTTCTCGGGTTTGAAGACTATAGAGATTATACGGCAAATCCGGCCTTTTTCGGCGCCATTATCGGCCGTGTTGCCGGCAGAATCCCAAATGCTTCATTACCGATAAACAATCAGACGTATCAGCTGTCGGCAAACGAAGGGATTAACCATCTGCATGGCGGCCCGAATGGTTTTCATAGCGTGCTGTGGGAAGCGGAATCCTTCAGAACTGATCATAGTGTGGGAGTCACACTTACACATCGAAGTCCTGATAATGACGGAGGGTATCCTGGCACTCTGGATGTTGATGTAACCTATGAATTAGACAACCAGAACCGCTTTACCATAACCTATCATGCTAAAACAGATAAAACGACCCCGCTCGCACTCACCAACCATTCTTATTTCAATTTGAGCGGGAACGGAAAGCATACCGTTGAAAACCACAGCATTACCATGCCAAGCAAACGTTTTGCGGAATTGGACAGCAACTTCATACCGACAGGCAACATCCTCGATGCGGCGGGCACCCCGTTTGATTTTACAAACGGACGACATATAAAAGGTAGCATCGAATCGGATCATCCACAAAATAAAATCGTCGGCAGCGGGTATGATCATTATTTTCTTTTTGTCAATAGGGTTAAACCGGATGTAAAGGTCTGTGAACCGGAAAGCGGTCGTACCCTGACAGTAACAACAGATGAACCCGGAATGGTTATGTACACATCCAATAACCTCGACGAAAATTTGAAACTGAAGAGCGGCACATCCAGAAACTATATGGGACTGTGTCTCGAAACACAAAGACACCCCGCCACATTATCACACAGCAACTTCCCGCCCATTCTGCTCACACCCGAAAAAGAGTATCGATCCAGAACAACCTTTACATTCGATACTGAAGACTAA